Proteins encoded in a region of the Rothia mucilaginosa genome:
- the mptB gene encoding polyprenol phosphomannose-dependent alpha 1,6 mannosyltransferase MptB, with protein MRAPKELAHRLTTPGAHDAPLSPKLLDYVNNHRLRTVIIGTIGSIMVTLGSYAVGWLADSSSFWRYDIIRAIRFEATWVITGIIMLALGAMIMCREWLRIYQKMGDWNEPNTMRWMIAVITSWSLPQVFAFTIYSRDMFSYYGQGMVMAHGLNPYKHGVSEISNFMQNGADPMWAESPPPYGPVSLKLEEWIVRLAGENIDLSLFYFRLLSVLAVIGILFYVAKLAQAHGFNQVRALWQIGPNPLFIASFIASGHNDSLMTMFMLGGLYYAKRYRDTWWGGPLGVTFVALGVAVKPLALVVLPFVGLLWAGKNASWPRKFIFWALSGVLLLAEMALMGWVTGLEFGWIKALSTTGGQYIWYTPFGLVIGAASLFVQGDAFEVIRKLIETVGKGIGMLGAMAMAFVGRDRNIVRHAGLAILFMLLCSPMIQPWYLLWAIPMLAATGLRSHFQLMWYFITTLFFMAYGVSDQLNVSPYLRDFNQDMGRLIATVICLGYIIYLVALDPATRRLVYVSLHPTQIRRTTIRLWWQLFPGASSRRARRRDVKKAEREAAKVGS; from the coding sequence ATGCGCGCACCAAAGGAGCTAGCACACCGGCTCACCACCCCCGGCGCACACGACGCACCTCTCTCACCCAAACTCTTGGACTACGTCAATAACCACCGTCTGCGCACGGTGATTATCGGCACCATCGGCTCCATCATGGTCACCCTCGGCTCCTACGCCGTCGGCTGGCTCGCCGACAGCTCCAGCTTCTGGCGCTACGACATTATTCGAGCCATCCGATTCGAAGCCACATGGGTCATCACCGGCATCATCATGCTCGCCCTCGGCGCTATGATCATGTGCCGCGAATGGCTGCGAATCTACCAGAAAATGGGCGACTGGAACGAACCCAACACCATGCGTTGGATGATTGCAGTCATCACCAGCTGGTCCCTGCCGCAGGTTTTCGCCTTCACCATCTACAGCCGTGACATGTTCTCCTACTACGGTCAGGGCATGGTCATGGCGCACGGCCTCAACCCGTACAAGCACGGTGTCTCTGAAATCTCGAATTTCATGCAGAACGGTGCGGACCCCATGTGGGCGGAATCCCCGCCCCCGTACGGACCGGTCTCCCTCAAGCTCGAAGAGTGGATCGTGCGCCTGGCGGGGGAGAACATCGACCTCTCCCTCTTCTACTTCCGCCTGCTCTCTGTGCTCGCGGTCATCGGTATCCTCTTCTACGTGGCAAAACTCGCCCAGGCGCACGGCTTCAACCAGGTCCGCGCTCTCTGGCAGATTGGCCCGAACCCGCTGTTCATCGCATCGTTCATTGCCAGCGGCCACAACGACTCGCTCATGACCATGTTCATGCTCGGCGGCCTCTACTACGCCAAGCGCTACCGCGACACCTGGTGGGGTGGCCCGCTCGGCGTGACCTTCGTAGCCCTCGGCGTTGCCGTCAAGCCGCTCGCCCTCGTAGTGCTGCCCTTCGTGGGTCTGCTCTGGGCGGGTAAGAACGCCTCCTGGCCGCGCAAGTTCATCTTCTGGGCTCTCTCCGGCGTGCTGCTGCTCGCCGAAATGGCGCTCATGGGCTGGGTAACCGGACTGGAATTCGGCTGGATCAAGGCACTGTCCACCACCGGCGGCCAGTACATCTGGTACACCCCCTTCGGCCTGGTCATCGGCGCCGCCTCCCTGTTCGTTCAGGGCGACGCCTTCGAGGTCATCCGCAAGCTCATCGAAACCGTCGGCAAGGGCATCGGCATGCTCGGCGCCATGGCAATGGCATTCGTCGGACGCGACCGCAACATCGTGCGTCACGCCGGCCTCGCCATCCTGTTCATGCTCCTGTGCAGCCCCATGATTCAGCCCTGGTACCTGCTCTGGGCAATCCCGATGCTCGCCGCAACCGGTCTGCGCTCGCACTTCCAGCTCATGTGGTACTTCATCACCACGCTGTTCTTCATGGCGTACGGTGTGAGCGACCAGCTGAATGTGTCGCCCTACCTGCGCGACTTCAACCAGGACATGGGCCGACTCATCGCGACGGTCATCTGCCTGGGCTACATCATCTACCTGGTCGCCCTCGACCCGGCAACCCGCCGTCTGGTGTACGTGAGCCTGCACCCCACGCAGATTCGCCGCACCACCATCCGCTTGTGGTGGCAGTTGTTCCCCGGCGCATCAAGCCGCCGTGCACGCCGCCGCGATGTGAAGAAGGCAGAAAGGGAAGCCGCCAAGGTAGGCTCCTAG
- the def gene encoding peptide deformylase, translating to MAIRPIVIHGNPVLHRPAAPVTEFNDELKELVADMYETMDASNGVGLAAPQIGVGLRIFTYKMENEDGVPPRGCIINPVLTLGKISTADPDPYEEEEGCLSFPGYGFPLKRAEWVTVNGLDEHGNPVHFEATGWFARCMQHETDHLDGKLYVNRLNKKWTGKMKKVVKKEGWTVDGNSWTPGVDPDPFGH from the coding sequence GTGGCTATTCGCCCCATCGTTATTCACGGCAACCCCGTTCTGCACCGCCCCGCGGCACCCGTCACCGAGTTTAATGATGAGCTCAAGGAGCTCGTGGCTGACATGTACGAGACCATGGACGCATCCAACGGTGTGGGCCTGGCGGCACCGCAGATTGGTGTGGGCCTGCGCATCTTCACCTACAAGATGGAGAATGAGGACGGCGTTCCCCCGCGCGGCTGCATCATCAACCCGGTACTGACCCTGGGCAAGATTTCTACCGCTGACCCGGACCCGTACGAGGAGGAAGAGGGCTGCCTGTCCTTCCCCGGTTACGGCTTCCCCCTCAAGCGCGCCGAGTGGGTGACCGTGAACGGTCTTGACGAGCACGGCAACCCCGTCCACTTTGAGGCGACCGGCTGGTTCGCACGCTGCATGCAGCACGAAACTGACCACCTGGACGGCAAGCTGTACGTGAACCGTCTGAACAAGAAGTGGACCGGCAAGATGAAGAAGGTCGTGAAGAAGGAAGGCTGGACCGTTGACGGTAACTCGTGGACGCCCGGCGTGGATCCGGATCCGTTCGGCCACTAA
- a CDS encoding S-layer homology domain-containing protein: MMSSFFKPARGARRKVAGASLALGLTQLLGVSPLLALTPVAAQPAPASPVNTQQATTQETPARQMPQVQGGDPASELENIDLKVTTGPLNISQGGIVSVTTSPLSAEFRQKYTFHELALVERGSTYVHVGHHNYVPLTQYGGMVRDLKQQGNVRENPDGSLTFTLVVPAHIVEAKEGTLFDTVLTYYPSNEYAPDPLTWSNRRVVRTPTDVVQDAKPTKTTYLFSSSSIEHPEEDTTLTVEGFHILSKSTFWGPEGPAVLTLYEVDPVTGQGIGSPVFMQNLNYTRCNQYCDSFLNDHFSTAITIPGGTLKAGRLYRIGFYGGGYPGPGSEEYPGAWMTDVADFIPVGTPEQDAAPTSIYVSGDKMSPYRENNTLKVTVLGLPPLTKGYYRFSLQPIDDHGRPTGQKSWEKVIPAKSIQKGRTAQTLSLPGYALNFEVAYRLFVEKVTPNQGDAVDSVEQVASKDLDLDISQEREMEAARKWIVNRQILPGYPTDRDWESVNRRSVTVALYRLAGAPQVELPAVSPYTDITPDDPDYTAIIWARQRGITFGWVDGRFHPNEPLSDRSTAAFLYRYQRSQGEASPSLPTSPSLPDSNPKKQKHFPLSSHWRLWISPETAFSRESRWAIEQRIWGYMPDQGYFYESFDGFKMSYRQVAVMLYRMEHGGSHLR; this comes from the coding sequence ATGATGTCCTCATTCTTTAAGCCTGCCCGTGGCGCACGCCGAAAAGTTGCGGGCGCTTCCCTGGCGTTGGGTTTGACTCAGCTGTTGGGCGTGTCTCCGCTGCTGGCTTTGACGCCGGTGGCGGCTCAGCCGGCGCCCGCATCCCCTGTGAACACGCAGCAGGCAACTACTCAAGAAACACCGGCCCGTCAGATGCCTCAAGTACAGGGTGGCGATCCCGCCTCTGAGCTGGAGAACATTGATTTGAAGGTCACGACAGGCCCCCTCAACATTTCTCAGGGCGGTATCGTGTCGGTGACAACTTCTCCGTTGAGCGCCGAGTTTAGGCAGAAGTACACGTTCCACGAGCTCGCGTTGGTGGAACGTGGTTCCACGTACGTCCATGTCGGGCACCATAATTATGTTCCCCTCACTCAGTACGGTGGGATGGTTAGGGACCTCAAGCAGCAGGGTAATGTGCGAGAGAACCCGGATGGTAGCCTCACTTTCACACTCGTTGTTCCCGCCCATATTGTTGAGGCTAAAGAGGGGACTCTCTTCGATACGGTACTGACGTATTACCCGTCGAATGAGTATGCGCCGGATCCGTTGACGTGGTCGAATCGCCGGGTAGTCCGCACTCCTACCGATGTGGTGCAGGACGCTAAACCTACGAAGACCACCTACCTTTTCAGTTCATCTTCTATCGAGCACCCGGAAGAGGATACAACCCTGACGGTTGAGGGTTTCCATATCCTCTCGAAAAGCACCTTTTGGGGTCCTGAAGGCCCGGCGGTCCTGACCCTCTATGAGGTTGATCCGGTGACCGGGCAGGGTATTGGTTCGCCTGTGTTTATGCAGAATCTGAATTACACCAGGTGCAATCAGTACTGTGATAGTTTCTTGAACGACCATTTCAGTACGGCTATCACGATTCCCGGGGGTACTCTCAAAGCGGGCAGGCTGTACAGGATTGGTTTCTACGGCGGTGGTTATCCTGGCCCGGGTTCCGAGGAATACCCTGGTGCATGGATGACCGATGTGGCAGATTTCATCCCGGTAGGTACCCCGGAGCAAGATGCAGCTCCCACCAGCATCTACGTCTCGGGAGATAAGATGAGCCCTTATCGCGAGAATAATACTTTGAAGGTGACTGTTTTGGGTCTGCCGCCGCTGACCAAGGGCTACTACCGTTTCTCCTTGCAGCCGATTGATGATCATGGCCGTCCGACCGGGCAGAAGTCTTGGGAGAAAGTGATTCCTGCCAAAAGCATTCAGAAGGGTCGTACGGCGCAGACGCTTTCTCTTCCCGGCTATGCCCTGAATTTTGAGGTGGCCTATAGGCTCTTTGTGGAGAAGGTAACCCCAAATCAGGGTGACGCTGTCGATTCGGTTGAGCAGGTTGCTTCCAAAGATCTGGACTTGGATATCAGTCAGGAACGGGAAATGGAGGCTGCCAGGAAATGGATTGTGAACCGTCAAATTCTGCCAGGCTACCCCACTGATCGCGATTGGGAATCAGTGAACCGCCGTTCTGTGACGGTGGCACTGTACCGGTTAGCGGGTGCGCCGCAGGTTGAGCTTCCTGCAGTCAGCCCTTACACGGATATTACGCCGGATGACCCTGACTATACCGCGATTATTTGGGCTCGTCAGCGGGGTATTACGTTCGGCTGGGTTGATGGTCGCTTCCACCCGAATGAGCCGCTTTCGGACCGTTCCACGGCTGCGTTCCTCTACAGGTATCAGCGATCCCAGGGGGAGGCGTCGCCAAGCTTACCGACGTCTCCTTCACTACCGGACTCTAACCCGAAGAAACAGAAGCATTTCCCACTTAGCTCTCATTGGCGGCTCTGGATCAGCCCGGAGACTGCTTTTTCACGTGAGTCTCGCTGGGCTATTGAGCAACGTATCTGGGGTTACATGCCTGATCAAGGTTACTTCTATGAGAGCTTTGACGGCTTCAAGATGTCGTACCGTCAGGTGGCTGTGATGCTGTACCGTATGGAGCACGGAGGCAGCCACCTCAGGTAA
- a CDS encoding YaaA family protein codes for MLILLPPSEGKTPAPAGNAPVCFADLSFPELTAERESVLEELATVSSGPDALAELKVGASLAAEVERNTRLLTEPAQPAIRTYTGVLFEALDYASFSPAERDAAHWSLLISSALWGILRPEDAIPAYRLSMGVKLGSVGALASFWKGALGTVLEATAKDQLILDCRSAAYAKSWVTPPSQTLAVRVERVAADGSRKVVSHMAKHYRGLFARYLIQSGLAARPIDGSTAGIAEFLEAISADWSVECTLPTARKAGVLTLLVHEQ; via the coding sequence ATGCTGATTCTTCTTCCCCCTTCCGAAGGTAAGACCCCCGCCCCCGCAGGCAACGCGCCCGTATGCTTTGCTGACCTCTCGTTCCCCGAACTGACCGCTGAGCGTGAGAGCGTCCTGGAGGAGCTGGCGACTGTCAGCTCGGGTCCCGACGCCCTTGCAGAGCTCAAGGTGGGTGCTTCCCTCGCAGCAGAGGTGGAACGCAATACGCGCCTGCTGACCGAACCGGCACAGCCCGCGATCCGCACCTACACGGGTGTGCTCTTTGAGGCGCTGGATTATGCGAGCTTCTCCCCCGCCGAACGCGATGCCGCGCACTGGTCGTTGCTGATTTCTTCGGCGCTGTGGGGTATTCTGCGCCCCGAGGACGCAATTCCCGCCTACCGCCTGTCGATGGGCGTGAAGCTGGGTTCGGTGGGTGCGCTTGCATCCTTCTGGAAGGGTGCGTTGGGTACCGTACTGGAGGCAACCGCGAAGGACCAGCTGATTCTGGATTGCCGCTCTGCAGCGTACGCGAAGTCGTGGGTGACTCCCCCGTCGCAGACTCTGGCGGTTCGCGTGGAGCGCGTGGCGGCTGATGGGTCGCGTAAGGTCGTCTCGCACATGGCGAAGCATTACCGCGGCCTGTTTGCGCGCTACCTGATTCAGTCGGGTTTGGCGGCTCGTCCTATTGATGGTTCTACGGCTGGTATTGCCGAATTTTTGGAGGCGATCAGCGCGGACTGGTCGGTGGAGTGCACCCTGCCGACGGCGCGTAAGGCAGGCGTTTTGACGTTGCTGGTACATGAGCAGTAG
- a CDS encoding S-layer homology domain-containing protein, protein MSTFSSRRALFKGAAALTVAGALGAHHAGEQSAQAATLDVMTTPLTFKITEASFDISGFNLSYEITGLQAVLDTGLYTPYIEAGYYTKEKGFTQFYFFALEPKKRIENDPYVRHHVISREVTGGPKADYGIRLSLRPRREQYTILRTIEVRPTINTEFAWAPFIVDIDMDGEYAPDIYRSCKAKVLLLDKERCFYPKRAVTRSDLMDAIYRGARSPKVKLPARSPFPDVSPKDERYSAYIWAYQNGLTSGWSDGKMHPEAVASRATMAAFFYRYFMLTPGRRPSWFRPTTPQDMKPGAPFYTESVWLHSSVNIDTSFHNKSKDFRPTKIATREELARVLSMLDMIDIPSSPYIDA, encoded by the coding sequence ATGTCTACTTTTTCCTCTCGTCGCGCCCTTTTTAAGGGTGCGGCAGCACTAACAGTCGCTGGCGCTTTGGGTGCGCACCATGCCGGCGAGCAGAGCGCCCAGGCTGCCACCTTGGACGTTATGACCACCCCGCTGACGTTCAAGATTACCGAGGCGTCGTTTGATATTAGCGGCTTCAACCTCAGCTACGAGATTACAGGCCTGCAGGCTGTGCTTGATACTGGCCTGTACACCCCATACATTGAGGCTGGCTACTACACCAAGGAGAAGGGCTTCACGCAGTTCTACTTCTTCGCTCTTGAGCCGAAGAAGCGCATCGAGAATGACCCCTACGTGAGGCACCACGTCATTTCTCGCGAGGTCACTGGTGGCCCGAAGGCGGACTACGGGATTCGCTTGTCTCTTCGTCCGCGCCGTGAGCAGTACACCATCCTGCGTACTATTGAGGTTCGCCCGACGATTAACACTGAGTTTGCGTGGGCACCTTTCATTGTGGATATTGATATGGATGGCGAGTACGCTCCCGATATCTACAGGTCATGTAAGGCAAAGGTTTTGCTGCTCGATAAGGAACGTTGCTTCTACCCTAAGCGTGCGGTGACCCGCAGCGATCTGATGGATGCAATCTACCGAGGCGCCCGCTCGCCGAAGGTTAAGCTTCCGGCGCGTTCCCCGTTCCCGGATGTGTCCCCGAAGGATGAGCGTTACTCGGCATACATTTGGGCATACCAGAATGGTCTGACCTCGGGTTGGTCTGACGGTAAGATGCACCCGGAGGCGGTGGCTAGCCGCGCTACGATGGCAGCGTTCTTCTACCGTTACTTTATGCTTACCCCCGGCCGTCGTCCTTCGTGGTTCCGTCCCACTACCCCGCAGGACATGAAGCCGGGTGCCCCGTTCTACACCGAGTCGGTGTGGCTGCACTCGTCGGTGAATATTGATACGAGCTTTCACAATAAGAGCAAGGATTTCCGTCCGACCAAGATTGCTACCCGCGAGGAGCTGGCTCGTGTCCTGTCAATGCTGGACATGATTGACATCCCCAGTAGCCCTTATATCGATGCTTAA
- a CDS encoding HNH endonuclease family protein, producing the protein MSKKPANNNLPSLQELRQLQRNLPKLPDSMDPQKKRLIYGLLAVLAVIVLIIGLVYVSKNGVDGLLGSDATTSATDEEETTVATETLAEVKNPYKAVDPATALAPDLATAKSELASLQVKERASKAGYSRDQFGPAWDDVDGNKCNTRDDILRRDLTNVRFKVRTHACTVISGTLDDPYTGKTIEFKRGKKTSSAVQIDHVVALSNAWQTGAQDLTAEQRRQLANDPENLLAADGPANQQKSDADASEWLPSNTAYRCTYVARQVHVKAKYKLWVTADEKKVMERVLNSCKDTNPAKK; encoded by the coding sequence GTGAGCAAAAAGCCCGCGAACAACAACCTGCCTTCTTTACAGGAACTTCGGCAGCTACAGCGCAACCTGCCCAAGCTGCCCGACTCGATGGACCCGCAGAAGAAGCGCCTCATTTACGGTCTGCTCGCTGTGCTTGCCGTGATCGTGCTGATTATTGGCCTGGTCTATGTGAGCAAGAACGGTGTGGACGGCCTGCTCGGTTCGGATGCGACGACCTCCGCCACCGACGAGGAAGAAACCACCGTTGCCACGGAAACCCTCGCCGAGGTCAAGAACCCGTACAAGGCGGTTGATCCCGCGACCGCGCTCGCACCGGATCTGGCGACCGCAAAGAGTGAGCTGGCGTCCCTGCAGGTGAAGGAACGCGCGTCGAAGGCCGGCTACTCTCGTGATCAGTTCGGACCCGCCTGGGATGACGTTGACGGTAACAAGTGCAACACTCGTGACGATATTCTGCGCCGCGACCTGACCAATGTTCGTTTCAAGGTCAGGACCCACGCATGCACCGTGATTAGTGGCACTCTGGATGACCCGTACACCGGCAAAACCATCGAGTTCAAGCGCGGCAAGAAGACCTCCTCGGCTGTGCAGATTGACCACGTGGTGGCTCTTTCGAACGCATGGCAGACCGGCGCACAGGATCTGACCGCGGAGCAGCGCCGCCAGCTGGCGAACGACCCGGAGAACCTGCTCGCAGCAGACGGCCCGGCGAACCAGCAGAAGTCCGATGCGGACGCCTCCGAGTGGCTGCCGAGCAACACCGCCTACCGCTGCACCTACGTGGCACGCCAGGTGCACGTGAAGGCGAAGTACAAGCTGTGGGTGACCGCGGACGAGAAGAAGGTTATGGAGCGCGTCCTCAACTCTTGCAAGGACACGAACCCCGCTAAGAAGTAG
- the orn gene encoding oligoribonuclease, with protein sequence MSISSERIVWIDCEMTGLDVENDALVEVGVLVTDADLNILGSGVEFVIKPGDESPAGALENMNDFVRSMHEASGLLPDIEHGVSMDYAQEQVLRYIKKYVPVAGKAQLGGNSVGMDKRFLERYMPEVMAHLHYRVIDVSTIKELASRWYPAARHSAPAKTGNHRALGDIKDSIDELKYYRRAIFVPQGPDAIASAQIAREVEAERAARESAEREAEASASEAAEASEA encoded by the coding sequence GTGAGTATTTCTAGTGAACGTATTGTATGGATTGACTGCGAGATGACCGGCCTGGACGTGGAGAACGACGCTCTCGTCGAGGTGGGCGTTCTGGTAACGGATGCCGATTTGAACATTCTGGGTTCTGGCGTTGAGTTCGTCATTAAGCCCGGTGATGAGTCTCCTGCCGGTGCGCTGGAGAATATGAATGACTTTGTGCGGTCGATGCATGAGGCGTCGGGTCTGCTACCCGATATTGAGCACGGTGTGTCGATGGATTACGCGCAGGAGCAGGTGCTTCGTTACATCAAGAAGTATGTTCCGGTGGCGGGCAAGGCGCAGCTGGGCGGCAACTCGGTGGGCATGGATAAGCGCTTCTTGGAGCGCTACATGCCCGAGGTCATGGCGCACCTTCACTACCGTGTGATTGATGTGTCGACCATTAAGGAGCTAGCGTCGCGCTGGTACCCGGCGGCTCGTCACAGCGCCCCGGCGAAGACCGGTAACCACCGCGCGCTGGGCGATATCAAGGACTCGATTGATGAGTTGAAGTATTACCGCCGCGCCATTTTTGTGCCGCAGGGCCCGGATGCAATTGCTTCGGCGCAGATTGCGCGTGAGGTGGAGGCGGAGCGTGCCGCACGCGAGTCGGCTGAGCGCGAGGCTGAGGCATCCGCTTCTGAGGCGGCAGAGGCGTCCGAGGCGTAA